The genomic segment ttcccctgagaattttgttggtggttatcatgtctccccttactcttctgtcttccaggaacgtgaggtttagctcccgtaacctttcctcgtagctcatacctctcagttctgggactagtctggtggcgttCCTTTAAATCTtgtctttgtcttgtgtttaactaagtatggactccaggctggagctgcatactccaggattagtctgacataagtgctatgcaaggtcctgaacgattccttacacaagtttataaaggcagttcttatgttggccaatctagcatatgccgctgatgatgctgatgatatccttttgatatgggcttctgTGGGACAGGTAACATGTGATATCACtctccagatctttctctctatttgaatcttgcaggatttcacctcccagatacaTTTgtcccttgtgttcagcctcctgctcctttcgcctaatttcattactttacactttcctgagttgatctttagtagccattttctaaaccattcctccagtttgtccaggccgtcctgtagtctctgtctatctgcatctatcttgattcttctcacattttttgcatcatcagcaaacattgagaggaatgagtccataccctctggaagatagtTTTTATATATTAGAAACACGAtgtgtccaagtacagagccctgtgggactccgctggtgacatctcgccactttaatgtctcccccccccccccccccgctccgagttactcgctgtttcctgttgcttaggcactcccttatccactgaacaccttaccttttactcctttctgctgctccaacttttgtaacagccttttaaggggtactgtgtcaaagttcaaaaaaatgcagtctacccaccaTACTCTTTCTagactaatttttgttgcctggtcatagaattctattaagcctatgATACACGATTTAGCATCTCTAAacacatgctggtggtgtgttacacagcGTTTTCTTCCCAGATGTTTTACTagcctttttctcacgatcttctccatcaccttgcatggtatacaagttagggaaactggcctgttgttcagtgcctcttgcctgtcaccctttttgtatataggCTATCTATAATTTTGTATATAGTACATTAGCTATCTTCCAGATGTccagtaggtctcctgtttccagtgacctgttatacaccatagagagtggcatacTTAGTgactctgcaccttcttttagtatccacggcgaGACTCtgccaggcccaacagcctttgtgttGTTcaactccaacagattccttttgatctcatcagtgtgtgtgtgtgtgtgtgtgtgtgtactcacctagttatactcacctagttgtgcttgtgggggttgagttttggctctttggtcccgcttctcaatcatcaatcaatcaattggtgaccagattcgtgagcctactgggctctatcaaatctacatttgaaactgtgtatggtgtctgcctccaccacatcactgcctaatgcattccatttactacctactctgacacttaaaaagttctttctaacgtccctgtggctcatttgggtactcagtctccacctgtgtccctttgttcgcgtaccacccgtgttaaactatttatccttatctaccttgtcaattcctctgagaattttgtaggtagtgatcatgtctccccttactcttctgtcttccagtgtcgtgagatgcatttcacgcagcctttcctcgtaattcatgccgcttaattctgggactagcctagtttcatatatctgaactttttccagcttcgtcttgtgcttgacaaggtacgggctccatgctggggccgcatccttcaggattggtcttacatatgtggtatacaaggttctgaatgattccttacacagattcttgaaggatgttctgatgttagccagcctcgcatatgccgcagatgtaattcttttgaaatgagcttcaggagacaagtttggtgtgatatcatctcctagatctttctctctttcataaagtaattcatctcccattttgtatcctgtgtctggcctcctgtttccactgcctattttcaCTCGGATTTACTCGGAATGAAATTtagtagctatttgttggaccattcattcagtctgtctaggtcattttgtagccCCATACTATCTTTCTCTGatataatcctcctcataatttttgcatcatcaccaaacaatgagagaaacgattctatacactctgggagatcatttacatatatcggaaacagtataggtccaaggactgaacgttgtgggacttcactggtgacacctcgccaatctgagacctcaccccctcacaatgactcgctgtcttctgttgtttaggaactcccttatccaatggagtatcaTTGGAtaattccctttcactcctgcctgcatctcaagctttttcactagccttttgtgagtactgtgtcaaaggctttctggcaatccaaaaatatgcagtctgcccacccctctctttcttgcctgatttttgttgcctggtcgtaaaattcaaATAATCTTGtagggcaggacttgccatctctgaacccatgttgatgctctgttacaaagttcttttgctccagatgttctactagcttttttcacacaatcttctccatcagcttgcatggtattctattaagggacactggcctgtagttcagtgcctcctgtctatctcttcttgtatatcgggactatattAGCCgttttccaaatttttggcagttcccctgttgtcagtgatttgttatacactatggagaatggcaggtacagtgcttctgctccttcctttagtatccaaggggagattccatatgggcctatagcctttgtcacatccatctctagtaaacacttccttacttctccgctggtaatctcaaacgcttccagtggttcctggttaactattccctctcttatctctggaatttctccttgctctaaggtgaagacctccgggaatttcttattcagttcctcacacacttccttgtagtttgtagtgaatccttctgcccctatccttaatttcataacctgttcctttactgttgtttttctcctgatgtggctatgcagcaatttaggctgagtctttgccttgcttgcgatgtcatttttgtattgtctttttgcctctcttctcatcctgacatattcattcctggcattctggtatcattctctgctctccagagtcctgttattcctatagtttctccatgcccttttactttactgcttagctagcctacatctctgattaaaccatgtgtgtgtgtgtgtgcctgctgCCTTCCTTAGATGTGGTAGCCGTTTCTCAGGCTCCCTCTCCGGAATCGAACCCTGATTCCCCGTTACCCGTTATAGCCATTGTAGGCGCATAACGTACAATCGAAAGCTGATAAGGCAGACACTTGAAGGATGCGGCGCCGGTGCGGAGACCGTGCGCTCAGCAAAAAGTTATAGTGTccccattctcttctagattatatcgcaaagcatattaAATTTCCAACAGGACATAATCACTCTTTCCGAagagaggaaggtactggatggtaAATATTTCTTGTTCTATTCTGATAAATATATTAGATCCAGtattgacggaacatccccttccttCATTATTGTGGCCTGCTGGACGTGTTGAttcatgaatgtctccagaatgaggtttacaaatttGTCTGTCCAAAAAAACAGTACCAATAATcgggatttatctttatctgcttttaatataatctctctcatgatcaTTATGAAGCCCTCTCATTTGTCATCTAGTTCAGTCATTCTCCATGTGTTGCTTCTTGGTGGGGCTCTAGGCATTTACGattattagtttatcatcctaatTCCAAACTTACAATTTGCAATTAAGTCAGCCGTTCAAGGGTTTTCGagtattaactctcttaccttcaggtgttctttcaccagcacagctgcTCCTCCCCACTtcttagttttcctgtcacgtctccaagctgagcagccccttgggaatacgacctcatttaaaatatgctCTTCAAGTTTTGTGTCTGTTGTGCAAAAATATTTGGGACCAAACAACCATAGATCACATTTACTCCAAAAATCTACACTTATCCGTGGTAgtggtattcatgcccgtgcaacctcttgggtggcttaatcttcatcaatcatcaatctgtcTCCTCACTTGCGAATGTAccttgtaggttcgaaacgttgtataaatttataataagtgtaatacattcatcagttaatttatatttttgtagtcaaccttgaacaaatatgacatttggagaaatcctcttccaattaaactaagatgcaagagcactaatCCTCTTGCATCTAAAGAGCACTAAAGGGGGTTGTGCTAATAGAGCACAACCCCTTTAGCTAGCTCACGTTGTGTTATGTAAGGAGCAGCCGGGATTCCATTGTGTCACCGCTGCGCGGCCACATTCCTTCACAAGAGTTGCCAGGACGTCCAGACTGAATCGCATATCACCGTTTAACCTCTCCTCGCCGTGAGTCAAGTATCCAGTGGCTGGCGTCTGCGGCCGCCGCCCGCACCCTAGGGCGGCCAGCATGTGGAGGAGATCCTGCACCACGTCCTTAGGGACATCACCGCTCGTGGAATCTACAGCTACTCTTTCCAGGCCGACAACAGTATCATCGCGGATAAAGAGCTGTATAATACCCGAGGCTCTCCCACGGGCGAGAGAAATAACCTGTGTGTTTACAGCTGAGTGCTTCCGCTATAGTCTCAGTCTGCTGACCCGTTCTTCAATGGTTTTGCTTATCTTTCTCTAGCTCTCTATTATTATTGTTTTGTCTTATTCCACACTGTCATTGTATGTAAGATGGCCTTTATTACTGCATCATAACAGGCAATTACCTGGATCTTACCTGAAGGTTTTTTGGGTTCTGCACCCCAAGCCCGGTCTGGGGCCAGGCTTTCTATGTGTGATAATTGCTTTatcattaatattatcatttaCTAAgtgagtttggttttatttttttccaGCAGAACAACACTCATTATAATAACTACTAAATACGTCTGAACTACAGACACGATAACAACCACCAAACTGTAATATTATAGCAATTATCTATTATAAACAATGATTTATAAGATAGACAATTGTTTTGCTTATAAGTAGACAATTGTTTTGTTTATAAATAGGCAATTGttttgtttataaatagacaattgttttgtttataaatagacaATGGTTGTTTAAAAATAGACAATTGTTTTGTTTATAAATGGACAAttgttttgtttataaatataccattgttttgtttataaatagactaatgttttgtttatatatatatagacaattgttctgtttatatatatagacaattgttttgtttataaatataccattgttttgtttataaatagacaATGTATTGTTTATAATCAATAAATATTAGAGTCAAGTGTGTACCCTGTAAGGCTACAGGTCACGTGACAGGAAACAGCAGCGGCCCTATAATACTCGCCTGCATCATTATAGTGTGAGGGTGATGATATACGCGATAAGACTGaagtataattatataattaccaGCAATTACGACCACAGAGAAACAGGCGCTCTTAGAGACCTCAACACTGTCTTGGTGTCGTTACTTAGATTAGTACTTTCTCCGTGTCATGGACTTAACCTTACCATACAATCACCTAATCTAGACTTACGTAACCATATTCAATCACCTAAGATAATCTAATCTCCCCTCCTTTATTCGGTCAGTTACCCTAACACCATACACAATCACCTTATTTATCATCAACAGTCACCTACCTTATTATCATCCAATCACCAAACTTATTCCACACTCAAATactcaacctaacttaacctaataccATGCACTCAAATATACTAACAccatacattcacacacacacacacacacacacatatatatatatatatatatatatatatatatatatatatatatatatatatatatatatatatatataatatatatatataatatatatatatataatatatatatatatatatatatatatatatatatatatatatatatatatatatatatatatatatctatataaaggaaggggggtggtaggagagaagcacacagaaactgtattggaggggacgtacattccctccaatgcgttatgtgtggtttcctccaaggctatgggtcccccttcttccagccagaggtggtactcccttccctatatatatatatatatatatatatatatatatatatatatatatatatatatatatatatatatatatatatatatatatatatatatatatatatatatatatatatatatatatatatatatatatatatatatttaactgaacactcacaccccagaagtgactcgaacccatactgccagaagtagtactgcatctgatgtacaggatcgcttaaccactcgaccatcatgaccagacaaAAGTGGTTAAGggttcctgtacatcagttgcagtgCTTTTGGCAGTATGGGTTAAACTACTTACACCATAGGGGGGTCGAGCGCCGCAACCCGTCCtccaacaacccgtcctccaccaacccgtcctccaccaacccgtcctccaccaacccgtcctccaacaacccgtcctccagcaacccgtcctccaccaacccgtcctccaacaacccgtcctccaacaacccgtcctccaccaacccgtcctccaccaacccgtcctccaacaacccgtcctccagcaacccgtcctccaacaacccgtcctccaacaacccgtcctccagcaacccgtcctccaacAACTCGTCCTCACACTAGGTTGGTTAAAgccgcggccgtcctccccagacgcattcatcaattttaacatattgtgtattaaaaattctCTTATATAAATTTATGCATAGAATTGTTGTCATGTTGTTCTCATATACAATTGTATATATAGAAATGATATTATACATAGCAATTCTATATATAGTTAGccgtaggttaggtgtttaggttttgttggcgattatttgtacttgaagtacgtgggtgaagcatttgtagaattgtggttcgaacagaggtcgtgagcgaagcacttgttacggaagtgttcggacgtcatcagttgtgagtcatgtgtgtaaaccgcttttcattcatacacaacgggtttggcggctggattaacgagcttggatcttggTATGCGGGGACAGGCTTAGAGCGCCGACAAGCAAGAAACGAGGACACATTTTTCAATGGTTTATTCTGTCTTGCGTTTAATGCAAGCTTTATATCACTAATATTGACAATTATTGCTTATAGTGAACAAACGCAACTTACAGAATATTATGTTATATGTAAACACCTTCATTCCTTCTTGGCCATCTGTTGGTAATATTGTATTCTAGCCCTTCAGAAAGTGCGGTTAAGTGATTTTCTGTTGTGCACCAAAGTGAAGTCAGTCACAGTGGACATCTCGAGTATGGAATACGTATCATAGCCCAGCCTGGGTCTGGAATACGTATCATCATCCAGCCTGGGTCTGGAATACGCATCATTGCCCAGCCTGGGTCTGGAATACGTATCATCGCCCAGCCTGGGTCTGGAATACGTATCATCGCCCAGCCTGGGTCTGGAATACGTATCATCGCCCAGCCTGGGTCTGGAATACGCATCATCGCCCAGCCTGGGTCTGGAATACGTATCATCGCCCAGCCTGGGTCTGGCATACGTATCATCGCCCAGCCTGGGTCTGGAATACGTATCATCGCCCAGCCTGGGTCTGGAATACGTATCATCGCCCAGCCTGGGTCTGGAATACGTATCATCGCCCAGCCTGGGTCTGGAATACGCATCATCTTCAACCCTGGGTATGGATTGGTTAAGTATTTTTCAAAGAGCACTGAACAAgtgaacaacttggatgaacgcTTGTAGCAACTTGCCACTAATAAGTTCAGAACTTGAGCTTAAGCTCTATCAACATCCTGGGTTAAGCTGCACACTCTGGCTCACTCACTCTCAGTGTCCACACAGTGAGAAATATATTCACCAAGAAGGGTTTTGTCTGGTGAATGGATTAAGGCCTGAAAACCGCTGAGGTTACTAAGAGTGAATTCACCTCTTtgtgttcacctatttgtgcctacaggatcAAGTTGTTAgcgcttggatcccacctttccagCTGTCGGCTATAAAATATAATGTCTCCCGACCCATTTTGTCTATAATTTATATACTAGTATAGTAtacgttacacacacacacacacgtacacacacacacacacacacacacacacacacacacacacacacacacacacacacacacacacacacacacacacacacacacacacacacacacgcacactcacacacgagTGAATAACTCAATTCTGCAGGCAcaataaaaatagtaaatacacgtatacattcccaggatgcaaacccacaacagttgcctagccCAGAAGAGCTATGTACAGCAGGGTGCAGAGagccatcaggtgaaaggaaacgttgaCCAAATGTCCTGCCACGGAATTCAACTCGCGATCATCGATCGTGAGCGGCATATGGCTGgccaacccacactaccacagCGATGTGTTACCAATACCTTACTGggtcagcctttccttgtagttCTGTTCAACGTTGTCTAATGTTGTCAGAGGAATTCTTTTGCCATGGTGCTTACTTGACCCTTTATGTACATGTATGGGGCTATATATGTGTGTTTTTGTCCTGCTGCAAGGATCGGAGGTGTCTTCTCTATTTGCTAGCTTCGACAGGGCTGTgaatgtgtagtgtgtggtgtccaGTTCTGTCTCAGGGATGTTGTTCATTCCCGTTTTGTATATATCAATTTTAGGTCATTGTGTTCGGTTTATTGTTAAATTTAATTGTTGAATGTTGAATGTATGTTGCTGTAGAGTTTCCCTTATAATGCATTATTATGTTcctttgttttgttgtattttggTAGGTGCGAACAGCTTCCGTTTGTCGAGGTCccttgagcgtgtgtgtgtgtgtgtgtgtgtgtgtgtgtgtgtgtgtgtgtgtgtgtgtgtgtgtgtgtgtgtgtgtgtgtgtgtgtgtgtgtgtgtgtgtatgtgtgtgtgtgtatgtgtgtgtgtgtgtgtgtgtgtgtgtgtgtgtgtgtgtgtgtgtgtgtgtgtgtgtgtgtgtgtgtgtgtgtgtgtgtgtgtgtgtgtgtgtgtgtgtattacgtATTTATCTTTTTCTGTTGTTTGGttttggtgttgtgtgtttacgTACTTGTGCTGTGTTCTAGTTGTTTGGGTTTAAAGTAACATTTCTGCGCGTCTGTGTACGGTTCCCATAGTACCTGTGTTTCTGTATTTGAACTCTGCTATTTAATGCTTTGGTTTGATTATAATGTTTTGCTATGTTCATGTGATGTTTGTTTACTGTTATGGTGCTCCGGTaccttttcttttattttgtatttatactttttttttagaaaaaaaacTTACTTTCCCACCATCCAATTTCTTATTTAGACCtaaaaagaaattaaaaaaaatatgaaaacatATGAAATGTACATACACCTTGAACGTACTAAAACTTAgaaatatttatacatatatataagtgGTTTTACCGTTTGGCCGATTTTATTCACATAAATTATTATAACCTGCTTTGTGTCTCACTGATACCTGATTCAGTGTCTTTCGTTTAATGCAATAATATTGTCATGGTATCAGTACTAACAATATGATTTACAGGTTATTTAATAGTGTTCAAAGCTCATCACAACACAGTTTATAAACTGACGAATACCTTTGAATACCAGCAAAAAAAATTTGATGTCACAGCCAATCGGCCTTGAACGTTCGACATTCTCCTAAAAAAGGGGTTGGCGACCGGCCATTATCGTTCTGTTCATCAGTCCGTGAATAGAACGATAATGAAATGCATGCTTTAGTGTTATCGTACGCTTATGACTATTGATGTATCGTGTAGTCTTGTTTACTTGTTTTGGTCCTCTATCTTAGATTAACGAAGGGATCCACAATGACAAGCAATAAAACACTAGTGTGGAGGGTTGACCGGCTTCCTCAGTGAGTGGAACAGGTTTGGATGGCGTCGGGCCTCTGGGAGCCGGGCAGCGTTGCTAACACctccgcaccacacacacacacgcgcgtctgACGTGAAGCTCTGAGTACACCGAGACGGGAAGACAACTCAGGATCTGCCTAGTCTTTCCGTCTCTctatccctctgtctctctctttttcctcttgAGGTCGTTTGGAAATTGCTTTAAAATTATCGTCTCTGTTATCCGCAAAACAATGTGTGCCCAAACTGTGAGACCTGCACTTAACTCATGAGAAAGTGAAAGGAATATTGCACTGAAGCAATGCCAAAGTTCAGACAAGACTTGACTATATCTGTTTCTTTGCCTTAACACAACGCCTCTTGTATAGTTACCATTACCATACTAATGTCAACATAAATCTCACGAGGTATACAGAGAGTGATTGTAGCGGTTTGTTGTGTACAGAGGGAGAGAAGTTGGTGTGTGTAACGACCTCATGTGCCAGCGGCGGTAACAACCCTCGCTAGTTACATCCCGTTAAAGCAGGTTAGCGGGACGACCTTGATTCGTCAGTGCTTCTAATGTTAACTTTCCCCTTCCATACATTAACTAACCATTCCCGCTTACCTCAGCCACTGCTTATACTGTCCCACTTCCCATAAATAGACTTAAGTAGCTATCGTAAATGGCTTGTTGTCACTCACTACTTGTTTCAAACAAGAATTACGCAATGATGCGGgtttttttgtgtgtatgtgtgtgtgtgggattctTTTTTTCCTAGTTCAGAGAATTATAAGGTGGAGGCTGCCCCGTGGAGTGTCAGTAAGGCCCCGCCTCCTTCCGTCGAGCAGGTCGGGGCTCAGCTGGTATATAACCACACGGGCCTCCGCCGACCACACATCTTCCAAGGCGTCTCAACACTCACAACAAATGAAGCTCGTAAGTTCAACAGTCTCAATGTTTATGTTGTTATTTGTTTACcactttttttgtatatatagtgtaaagtTCCTTGTGCTTTGTTTACATTCatcttgagtttttttttttttttgtctaagTGCGACTAATTTTATCCGCGTTCGCCTGGTACATAATCGCGTAATTCGTAATTATAACGTATAATTACGATCAAATATTGTGCTAAATGGATATCTTTTCGTCGGGGTGATGTTCAACATCAAATTAGTTCCACATTTGAAATAACGttgagaaaaaaaagagagtgCCTTTACTGAGGAAAGACACAAGTAATGGTAACCTGTCGACTCTCTCCTGTAGGTGCTCCTCGCCTGCCTGGCCGCCGTCGGCGCCGCCGCCCCTCACGTCCAAGACGGCCAGCCGGTGGTGTTGATCCTCAGCGACGACGGCTCCTTCAGCTACGCGGACGAGGTTGACAATAACGTCGCCGTGGAAGCCTCCGACACTAACTCGGAGGGCCAGAGCAACCTGCAGGGCATCTTCAAGTAAGACCGCCGCACATGTTTATTGTTACTCCAGTTTTGGAGACGACATATGAATGGTTAACCATTCACAAATATTATTACGAAATTTATGTTGTTTCATTTTATTATTCATGCTATTCATACAGATTGTTTACATCTTCGTATCACATGATTTAATATCATTTAAATTTACATTCAATATACGTATCAATTGATTTTTGTTAAGTGAAAGAAAATAGTTAATTTAGCCTAAATTGTATGCATACATTTTTTATGCATATATATAAAATGATTCGAAGCTTCGTAAAAGGTTCATATTATTTTTTCCTCAAATCGTCTCTTTAATACTGAATAATCAAATGTTCACGATCTCGTTCAGGTTCCCTCTACCTGAAGAAGGGTTCGCCGAGGTTCGTTACATAGCCGACGGGAACCCGCTGCCCACCTACGTCTTCCTGCAAGCCCGCCCACTCCCTCAAGAACACCCACATCCAGGTTCGACTCGCTTGAAGCGGGAAGCCATTAAAATAAAAAAGTCAAAGTCAAAGGGAAATTCGCAGGAAGACGAGGAAGACGGTAATATAATGTCGAGATTTTTGAAAATGATTTCAGATGCAAGAAAATTTGTTTACTCGTCGCGGCCAGTCTCTTAAGAATTTGCTGTTCTGTTTCTCCTTTATTAaacttattatttatttattatgtatttatttattatgtaGCAGTATTTATTTATCCCTAGGAAGTAAACACATTTTACAATTCTCATTAGTGGAATTGATCCCaatgtgcttgttgatagttgtctACAATTCCCCTcccccgcctcccccccccccccaaaaaaaaaaatcttaaattCTAGATTAGAGTCCCGTTCAGACGTGCGACAGAGGTTCGGGACAAGCTTTTCAACTCTCGTCACCATCGGAATCACTATTTGTTATTAGTGTGTTGTGCTTGTGTTGCGATCCCAGCTCTCTGACTTAGCACAGCGGGAGCAGTATTGCAAGAAGTGGAATAACGCGAATCACGAATTCTGTCTTCATAAGTCCTCTCATGGAAGTTTCAGTATCGAGTCAAGTTC from the Procambarus clarkii isolate CNS0578487 chromosome 69, FALCON_Pclarkii_2.0, whole genome shotgun sequence genome contains:
- the LOC123772310 gene encoding uncharacterized protein, whose protein sequence is MKLVLLACLAAVGAAAPHVQDGQPVVLILSDDGSFSYADEVDNNVAVEASDTNSEGQSNLQGIFKFPLPEEGFAEVRYIADGNPLPTYVFLQARPLPQEHPHPGSTRLKREAIKIKKSKSKGNSQEDEEDGNIMSRFLKMISDARKFVYSSRPVS